From one Neofelis nebulosa isolate mNeoNeb1 chromosome 4, mNeoNeb1.pri, whole genome shotgun sequence genomic stretch:
- the BSG gene encoding basigin: MAVRQLVVLALALLSAEGGSGAGSGIWTSVDDAGSKTRLTCALNHSTTEIIGHRWVKAGKVLKEDALPDLKTEYEVDLDDRSGEYWCVFLPEQAGKTSIEVKGLPNIKAVKKSEHATERESVVLGCKSDSFPPVSDWVWYKMESSGDQVISNSSQNKFFVVSSETKTELHILSLDLETDPGRYACNGTNSEGTSQAVVTLRVRNRFAALWPFLGIVAEVLVLVTVIFIYEKRRKPDEVLDDEDTGSAPLKSSGHINDKGKNVRQRNAN; encoded by the exons GGAGCGGGATCTGGACATCTGTAGATGATGCTGGCTCCAAAACACGCCTTACCTGTGCCTTGAACCACAGCACCACTGAGATCATCGGCCACCGCTGGGTGAAGGCGGGCAAGGTGCTGAAGGAAGACGCACTGCCCGACCtgaagacagagtatga GGTGGACCTGGATGACCGCTCTGGTGAGTACTGGTGCGTCTTCCTCCCAGAGCAAGCAGGCAAGACCAGCATCGAGGTGAAGG GGCTCCCCAACATCAAGGCCGTGAAGAAGTCCGAGCACGCCACCGAGAGGGAGTCGGTCGTGCTAGGCTGCAAGTCTGACTCCTTCCCCCCGGTCAGCGACTGGGTGTGGTACAAGATGGAAAGCTCTGGTGACCAG GTCATCAGCAACAGCTCCCAGAACAAATTCTTCGTGGTGTCCTCGGAGACTAAGACGGAGCTGCACATCTTGAGCCTGGACCTGGAGACGGACCCCGGCAGGTACGCCTGCAACGGCACCAACTCGGAGGGCACCAGCCAGGCCGTTGTCACGCTGCGCGTGCGAAACCGCTTTGCCGCCCTCTGGCCTTTCCTGGGCATCGTGGCCGAGGTGCTGGTGCTGGTCACTGTGATCTTCATCTATGAGAAGCGACGGAAGCCGGACGAGGTCCTGGACG ATGAGGACACCGGCTCCGCTCCTCT gaaGAGCAGCGGGCACATCAACGACAAAGGCAAGAACGTTCGCCAGAGGAACGCCAACTGA